The following are from one region of the Silene latifolia isolate original U9 population chromosome 9, ASM4854445v1, whole genome shotgun sequence genome:
- the LOC141602091 gene encoding uncharacterized protein LOC141602091 produces MGRFGMLTDGLCFLCGTTDESKAHLFFECGFSRRCLSLVQMWLPAPWQPNVVEWLIQWRCRSLLKKQVLMAAIAGLVYLIWDSRNVSHVEHRVSRPEYVLKKLQSLTALRARGFE; encoded by the coding sequence ATGGGCAGGTTTGGTATGTTGACTGATGGATTATGCTTTCTTTGTGGGACTACTGATGAGTCTAAAGCTCATCTGTTTTTTGAGTGTGGGTTTAGTAGGAGATGCCTAAGTCTGGTTCAGATGTGGCTCCCTGCTCCTTGGCAACCTAATGTGGTAGAGTGGCTTATTCAGTGGCGATGCAGGTCTTTGTTGAAGAAGCAAGTGCTAATGGCTGCAATTGCTGGACTGGTTTATCTGATCTGGGACAGTAGAAATGTCAGTCATGTAGAGCACAGAGTGAGTAGACCTGAATATGTCCTTAAGAAACTTCAAAGCCTTACAGCTTTAAGGGCGAGGGGCTTTGAGTAA